The following nucleotide sequence is from Flavobacterium sp. N1736.
GCACCTTGCCATTCTTCCTGATGCACCATGTCGTTGAAGTCAGGAATTAAATTTCCTAACGGACAAGCGCTGTGGCAAAAAGGAATACCACAATCCATACATCTTGATCCTTGCTCTTTTTTCTTTTCTTCTGATAACGGAATAGTAAATTCGTTGTAGTTCGAAACACGTTCTGCTACTGCTAAATTACTTTCGTCAGCTCTGTTATATTCTTTAAATCCGCCTATTTTACCCATGACATTTTAATTAAATTTAGTTGTGAGATATGAGATGTGAGAAGTGAGTTGAAAAACTCAAACTTAGTACCTCTGCACCTTTGTAACTCAGAACCTCTTAATCAGCTATTAATTCTTCTATTTTTTTCTCTTCTGCAATTCGTTGTAATGCTTTTTTGTAATCAGTTGGCATTACTTTTACGAAATGTTTCTGCTCATTTTCCCAGTCTGCTAAAATTCTTTTTGCTAATGGACTGCTGGTGTACAATGAATGGTTTTTGATCAATCGTCTTAGTTTTGTTACGTCTTCTTCTTCCATCGGATCAAATGCAACCATTTCCATGTTGCATAAAGTTGAATCGAATTTTTGATTTGGATCGTAAACATAAGCCACACCACCGCTCATACCAGCTGCGAAGTTTCTTCCTGTTTTTCCTAAAACAACGACTGTACCACCTGTCATGTACTCGCATCCGTGATCTCCAATTCCTTCAACAACCGCAGTTGCTCCAGAATTTCTCACACAGAAACGCTCACCCGCCATTCCATTAATATAAGCCTCTCCGGTGATAGCTCCGTAAAGGGCAACGTTCCCAATAATGATGTTTTCTTCAGGTTTGAAGGTTGCAGTAGGAGGGACTTTGATAATCAATTTTCCTCCGGAAAGACCTTTTCCTAAATAATCATTACAGTTTCCGTGAATTTTAAACGACAATCCGTTTGTTGCAAATGCACCAAAACTTTGTCCGGCAGAACCTTCAAAATCAACTAAAATAGTGTCATCAGGTAAACCTTGTGCGCCATATATTTTTGAGATTTCATTACTCAAAATAGCACCTACAGAACGGTCTGTATTTTTAATTTTAAATGTAACTCTTGTTTTTTCTTTTCTGTAAATAGACGGAATCGCTTCTTTGATAATTGCAAAATCCAATACGTTTTCTAAATCGTGATCTTGTTCCGTTGTATTGTGAATTGGCTGTGTTTTAGCTTTTTCCGGTTTGTATAGAATTGATGATAAATCTAAACCATTTGCTTTGTAATGTTTGATCGCTTTATTCACATTTAATTTTTGTGATTGACCCACCATTTCTTTCAAGGTTCTGAAGCCTAATTGCGCCATGATTTCTCTTAATTCCTCAGCAATAAAATACATAAAGTTGATAACGTGCTCCGGAGTTCCTTTGAAATTTTTTCTCAATTCAGGATCCTGAGTTGCAATACCAACAGGACAAGTATTTAAGTGACAAGCTCTCATCATGATACATCCTGAAGCAACAAGCGGAGCAGTTGCGAAACCGAATTCTTCGGCTCCTAATAATGCAGCGATTGCTACGTCACGACCTGTTTTCAATTGTCCGTCACATTCAAGGACTACACGACTTCTTAAATCATTCAAGATTAAAGTTTGTTGTGCTTCAGCTAATCCAAGTTCCCACGGAATACCTGTGTGTTGTAATGATGTTAATGGCGCAGCACCTGTTCCTCCGTCATAACCTGAAATCAGGATAACGTCAGCTTTAGCTTTTGCAACACCGGCAGCAATAGTTCCAACTCCAACCTCAGAAACTAATTTTACGTTGATACGTGCTTCACGATTCGCATTTTTCAAATCATAAATCAACTGAGACAAATCCTCAATAGAATAAATATCGTGGTGGGGCGGAGGCGAAATCAAACCTACATAAGGCGTAGAGTTTCTTGTTTCAGCAATCCAAGGCACCACTTTTTCTCCAGGTAATTGTCCACCTTCACCAGGTTTCGCACCCTGAGCCATTTTAATCTGAATCTCTTTAGCATTTGTCAAATAGTTGATCGAAACACCAAAACGTCCTGATGCAACTTGTTTGATTGCACTGTTTCTTGAATCGCCGTTAATTTCTTTCTGAAAACGTTTAGGATCTTCTCCACCTTCTCCAGAGTTACTTTTTCCGCCAATTCTGTTCATTGCAATTGCCAAATTCTCGTGCGCTTCTCTACTAATAGATCCGTATGACATCGCACCCGTTTTGAATTTTTTTACAATTTCTGTCCACGGTTCTACTTCATCAATAGAAATTGGATCTAAATTATTAAATTCAAACATACCTCTAATAGTCATTAAGTTAGAGCTTTGCTCATTGACCATATTAGAGTATTCTTTATAACTTTCAGGGCTGTTTAAACGAACGGCCTGTTGCAATTTAGCAATTGTAGTTGGATTAAACATGTGTTTTTCTCCACCACGTCTCCATCTGTAAATACCTCCAATTTCTAAAGGAAGCAAACTTGCAACTTTTGAATTTGGAAATGCTTTTTGGAAACGTTTTTTCACTTCTTTTTCTACTTCGATCAAACCAATTCCTTCGATTCTTGAAGGTGTGTAAGGGAAATATTTAGAAGTAAATGTTTTGTTTAAACCTAAAATCTCGAAAATTTGAGCAGCTCTGTATGAATGTAATGTAGAGATACCAATTTTGTTCATGATTTTAACGATTCCTTTTGCAATCGCTTTGTTGTAATTTACAACAGCATAATCTGCTTTTACTCCGGTAATGAATCCTTGGTTTACCTGATCGTGGATAATTTCGTTTACCATGTATGGATTGATCGCACTTGCGCCATATCCAAACAATAAAGCAAAATGATGCGGTTCACGAGGCTCTGCAGATTCGATTATAATTCCGAATTTAGAACGAACTTGTAAAATATTCAAGGAGTGGTGAATGTAAGAACAAGCCAATAACATAGGAATTGGAGCGAATTCTTCGCTTACGCCTCTGTCTGAAAGAATAATAATATTGCATCCTTCTGAAACAGCTTTGTACGTTGCCTGAACACATTTTTCAAGCGCGCGCTCTAAACCGTTAACTCCTTTTTCTATTTTATATAAAGTAGAAATAGTAGCCGATTTAAAATCTGCGTGATCAATGTTTCTGATTTTATCTAAATCCTCATTTGAAATAACAGGATTCTGAATTTTTAATTTTTTACATTGTTTCGATTCAATTTCAAAAATATTGAAATCTCCACCAACTGCTAAACTGATATCAGTAATAATTTCTTCACGAATACCATCTAAAGGCGGATTGGTAACCTGAGCAAATAATTGTTTGAAATAGTTATACAATAACTGTGGTTGATCTGATAAAACTGCCAAAGGCGTGTCGTTACCCATAGAACTGATTGCTTCAGCTCCCTGACCACCCATTGGGTTGATGATTGTTTTTAAATCTTCGATAGTATAACCAAATAATTTTTGTCTTGTTAAGAAGTCTAATTTCTCAACCGGAGTTGGATTATTCGTGTACGGAACTTTTGCTAAAGGCAATAAATTTGCATCTAACCAATCCTTATAAGGACGTTTTGTAACTATGGCTTTTTTAACTTCTTCGTCTTCAATAATACGACCTTCGTTCATATCTACCAGAAACATTTTTCCAGGCTCTAAACGACCGTGCTGAATTACATCTTCAGGATCGATATCTAGTACACCAATTTCTGATGACATAATTACGAAACCACTTTTTGTTAAAGTATAACGAGAAGGACGCAAACCGTTTCTGTCTAATAACGCACCAATTACATTACCATCTGTAAACGGAATAGAAGCTGGACCATCCCAAGGTTCCATAATACAAGCGTTAAACTCGTAGAATGCTCTTTTTTCAGCAGACATGGTTTGGTGTTTTTCCCAAGCTTCAGGAACTACCATCATCATGGCTTCCGGCAATGAACGGCCTGTCATCAATAAAAGTTCCACCACCATATCCATCGAAGCAGAATCTGATTTTCCTTCTAAGATAATTGGGAATAATTTTTTGATGTCGTCACCAAAAACTTTGCTTTGCATTAATTCTTCACGGGCACGCATACGACTTACGTTTCCACGAAGTGTATTAATTTCACCATTATGACACATGTATCTAAACGGTTGTGCTAAATCCCATGAAGGGAAAGTATTTGTAGAGAAACGTTGGTGTACAAGCGCCAAACGAGTCACTAAGTCGGGATCTTTTAAGTCAACATAATATCGGCTGATGTCTTCCGGCATCAATAGACCTTTATATATTATGGTAGTTGTCGATAAACTAGAGAAATAAAACATGTGACTTTCAGAGGTTTTTGATCCTCGAATAGCATGTTCGGCAATTTTTCTAGCTGCAAAAAGTTTTGCATTAAATTCTTGTTCAGTTAAATCCTGACCGTTTTTGCTAACAAAAACCTGTTTAACTGTTGGTTCTTTTTCTGCGGCAATCTGCCCTAAATTTTCAGCTTCAACAGGTACATCTCTCCAGCCTAAGATCTTTAAATTCTGATCTTTCACTGTTGATTCGAAAGTGTTCATGCAAAAAGATACCTGGTTTTTGCTTTTTGGTAAAAAAACCATTCCTACTGCATACTCACGCGTTTCAGGGATTTCAAAGTCACACACCTTCTTAAAGAAGTCATGTGGGATATCAAATAAAATTCCGGCTCCGTCTCCAGTTCGTCCATCAGAACTAACGGCACCACGATGTTCCAATTTTATTAAGATATCCAATGCTTTGTGAATGATGTCATTAGATTTAATACCATTCAAATTACAAATAAATCCTGCACCACAATTGTCGTGTTCAAATTCAGGCAAATAAAGCCCTTGTTCTTTAACTCTCATTCTTGATATTTTTTCTACAAAAATAAAGATTTCGTTAAACATAATGTATCAAAAATCTATTTTCACTTACATTTTTGTTGTAATAGTAGAAAAAGACTTCTTAAATGATAATAATATTATAGAAACCATTGCTAAATGATAAAATCACAATATGTTTTAAATTATATCAGGAAAAATCCTTTGGGAGCTATTGAAATCACTGATGTTTTTGTTAAATTTCAAACGAAATAGTGTTTTTTAGTTAACAATTTACATACAATTGTTTAACTGTTTGTTTTCTTTAAAAAAGATTATCGCTTCAATATATATAAGAGTGGTTTTTTTAATTGAAAAACATTTTACTATTAAGTTGAATTTTGCTATTTTTGTCGCACTTTTATTCTGAACTAAATTCAGAACCAGACAAATTCTATATTATGAACATACACGAATATCAAGGAAAAGAAATTTTAGCAAGTTACGGAGTACGCATTCAACGCGGAATTGTGGCTAACAATGCAGTTGAAGCTGTGGCTGCTGCAAAACAATTAACTGCCGAAACCGGAACAGGATGGCACGTAATAAAAGCACAAATTCACGCAGGTGGTCGTGGAAAAGGTGGTGGAGTTAAGTTGGCTAAAAACTTGCAACAAGTTGAAGAAATCGCTGGACAAATCATCGGAATGCAATTGATTACTCCTCAAACTTCTGCAGAAGGTAAAAAAGTAAACAAAGTTTTAGTAGCAGAAGATGTTTACTATCCTGGTGAAAGTGAAACTTCAGAATTTTATGTTTCTGTTTTATTGAATAGAGCTACAGGTCGTAACATGATCATGTATTCTACAGAAGGTGGAATGGATATTGAAGAAGTTGCTGAGCACACTCCACACTTAATTTTTACAGAAGAAGTTGATCCATCTGTTGGATT
It contains:
- the gltB gene encoding glutamate synthase large subunit, producing MRVKEQGLYLPEFEHDNCGAGFICNLNGIKSNDIIHKALDILIKLEHRGAVSSDGRTGDGAGILFDIPHDFFKKVCDFEIPETREYAVGMVFLPKSKNQVSFCMNTFESTVKDQNLKILGWRDVPVEAENLGQIAAEKEPTVKQVFVSKNGQDLTEQEFNAKLFAARKIAEHAIRGSKTSESHMFYFSSLSTTTIIYKGLLMPEDISRYYVDLKDPDLVTRLALVHQRFSTNTFPSWDLAQPFRYMCHNGEINTLRGNVSRMRAREELMQSKVFGDDIKKLFPIILEGKSDSASMDMVVELLLMTGRSLPEAMMMVVPEAWEKHQTMSAEKRAFYEFNACIMEPWDGPASIPFTDGNVIGALLDRNGLRPSRYTLTKSGFVIMSSEIGVLDIDPEDVIQHGRLEPGKMFLVDMNEGRIIEDEEVKKAIVTKRPYKDWLDANLLPLAKVPYTNNPTPVEKLDFLTRQKLFGYTIEDLKTIINPMGGQGAEAISSMGNDTPLAVLSDQPQLLYNYFKQLFAQVTNPPLDGIREEIITDISLAVGGDFNIFEIESKQCKKLKIQNPVISNEDLDKIRNIDHADFKSATISTLYKIEKGVNGLERALEKCVQATYKAVSEGCNIIILSDRGVSEEFAPIPMLLACSYIHHSLNILQVRSKFGIIIESAEPREPHHFALLFGYGASAINPYMVNEIIHDQVNQGFITGVKADYAVVNYNKAIAKGIVKIMNKIGISTLHSYRAAQIFEILGLNKTFTSKYFPYTPSRIEGIGLIEVEKEVKKRFQKAFPNSKVASLLPLEIGGIYRWRRGGEKHMFNPTTIAKLQQAVRLNSPESYKEYSNMVNEQSSNLMTIRGMFEFNNLDPISIDEVEPWTEIVKKFKTGAMSYGSISREAHENLAIAMNRIGGKSNSGEGGEDPKRFQKEINGDSRNSAIKQVASGRFGVSINYLTNAKEIQIKMAQGAKPGEGGQLPGEKVVPWIAETRNSTPYVGLISPPPHHDIYSIEDLSQLIYDLKNANREARINVKLVSEVGVGTIAAGVAKAKADVILISGYDGGTGAAPLTSLQHTGIPWELGLAEAQQTLILNDLRSRVVLECDGQLKTGRDVAIAALLGAEEFGFATAPLVASGCIMMRACHLNTCPVGIATQDPELRKNFKGTPEHVINFMYFIAEELREIMAQLGFRTLKEMVGQSQKLNVNKAIKHYKANGLDLSSILYKPEKAKTQPIHNTTEQDHDLENVLDFAIIKEAIPSIYRKEKTRVTFKIKNTDRSVGAILSNEISKIYGAQGLPDDTILVDFEGSAGQSFGAFATNGLSFKIHGNCNDYLGKGLSGGKLIIKVPPTATFKPEENIIIGNVALYGAITGEAYINGMAGERFCVRNSGATAVVEGIGDHGCEYMTGGTVVVLGKTGRNFAAGMSGGVAYVYDPNQKFDSTLCNMEMVAFDPMEEEDVTKLRRLIKNHSLYTSSPLAKRILADWENEQKHFVKVMPTDYKKALQRIAEEKKIEELIAD